The proteins below come from a single Candidatus Kirkpatrickella diaphorinae genomic window:
- a CDS encoding NUDIX domain-containing protein, whose amino-acid sequence MCGNEAPLPKYEVLSTRMAYQNPWTAVREDIIRRPNGKQGLYGVVERGEFVVILPLGHDGVDDTVTLVRQYRYPIDARLWELPMGMWETRPDVAPEVVAAGELQEETGLVAKDLLYAGSMWQGAGYSTQKGHIYLAKNLTQGPVSREETEDDLTCHTVTLAQFEDMIARQEITCMVSLAAFARIKAMGLL is encoded by the coding sequence ATGTGTGGAAACGAAGCGCCCCTGCCGAAATATGAGGTTCTTTCAACGCGAATGGCGTATCAAAACCCTTGGACAGCCGTGAGGGAGGATATCATCCGGCGCCCGAACGGCAAACAGGGCCTTTATGGTGTTGTCGAACGGGGGGAATTCGTCGTTATCCTGCCATTGGGGCATGATGGGGTCGATGACACTGTGACACTTGTCCGGCAATATCGTTACCCGATTGATGCGCGTTTATGGGAATTGCCTATGGGCATGTGGGAGACACGTCCCGACGTCGCGCCGGAGGTCGTGGCGGCCGGAGAGCTTCAGGAAGAGACCGGGCTTGTCGCGAAGGACCTCTTATATGCGGGCTCCATGTGGCAGGGTGCCGGCTACTCGACGCAGAAGGGCCATATTTATCTCGCAAAAAACCTGACACAAGGCCCTGTTTCCCGGGAGGAGACGGAGGACGACCTGACGTGCCACACTGTAACCTTGGCGCAGTTTGAAGACATGATTGCGCGGCAGGAAATTACCTGCATGGTGTCGCTGGCAGCCTTCGCACGCATCAAGGCCATGGGCTTGCTGTGA
- the dinB gene encoding DNA polymerase IV translates to MDAFYASVEQRDQPELRGQPLAVGRAEGRGVVAAASYEARAYGVRSAMPSIVARRKCPHLVFVPPRFSVYHAVSAQIHEIFRRYTAIIQPLSLDEAYLDVTEAASKYGSATAIAEAIREDIRRETGLTASAGVSYNRFLAKLASDCRKPNGLFVITPAQGPDFVARLPVSQFHGIGPATARRMEALGIHTGNDLRQVSRDMLRAHFGKVADFYYNIARAIDDRPVDPHRVRKSIGSETTYAHDIHDLPAAEEALADVADRVWMAYMEKNLHARTVTLKIKFSDFRMITRATSLKEFVREKSVMWEAALHLLQSEAPFRMGIRLLGLTLSSFSGAEATHNPQMTLF, encoded by the coding sequence ATGGATGCGTTTTACGCATCGGTTGAGCAGCGTGACCAACCTGAACTTCGCGGGCAGCCCCTTGCTGTCGGGCGGGCGGAAGGGCGTGGTGTGGTGGCGGCGGCCAGTTATGAGGCGCGGGCTTACGGGGTGCGGTCAGCCATGCCGTCCATCGTGGCGCGGCGCAAATGTCCGCATCTCGTCTTTGTCCCGCCGCGCTTCTCCGTCTATCATGCCGTCTCGGCGCAGATCCATGAGATCTTCCGTCGTTATACCGCCATCATCCAGCCTCTTTCCCTTGATGAGGCCTATCTCGACGTGACGGAAGCCGCATCGAAATATGGTTCCGCCACCGCAATTGCCGAGGCGATACGTGAGGATATCAGGCGGGAAACAGGGCTGACCGCATCGGCTGGCGTCTCATATAATCGTTTTCTGGCAAAACTCGCATCTGATTGCCGCAAGCCGAATGGTTTGTTCGTCATCACCCCCGCCCAGGGGCCGGACTTCGTCGCCCGTCTTCCCGTCTCTCAATTTCATGGCATCGGCCCGGCGACGGCGCGGCGCATGGAGGCGCTCGGGATCCACACAGGGAACGACCTGCGCCAGGTTTCCCGGGACATGTTGCGCGCCCATTTCGGCAAGGTCGCGGATTTTTACTATAATATCGCGCGCGCGATTGATGATCGCCCTGTTGATCCGCATCGCGTGCGCAAATCAATCGGCAGCGAGACAACCTATGCGCATGATATTCATGATCTGCCCGCGGCGGAGGAAGCACTTGCGGATGTGGCGGATCGTGTCTGGATGGCTTATATGGAGAAAAATCTTCACGCGCGCACCGTCACACTGAAAATCAAATTCTCCGATTTTCGCATGATTACGCGTGCGACATCCCTTAAGGAATTTGTCCGCGAAAAATCCGTGATGTGGGAAGCTGCGCTGCACTTACTGCAATCAGAAGCGCCTTTTCGTATGGGGATCAGGCTTCTAGGTCTCACCCTTTCCTCCTTTTCCGGCGCGGAAGCCACGCACAATCCGCAAATGACGTTATTTTGA
- a CDS encoding LysE family translocator — translation MSGSVLWSLTLYAVASLVTPGPNTLLAFASAVHFGIKRLWPQILGVAFGFLVELWACGLGLDALFNMVPVARQVLKFLGGGYLIFLAIRIATSPVDPTMNTARKPPMTFIQAAMFQIVNPKSWVIVLGGIALYADPAHHYASMLIISLFLGLGTIPAVVTWAVAGIMTKSYLSHPRRLRYFNIAMGLLLIVAVVPMLYEP, via the coding sequence ATGAGTGGAAGTGTTTTGTGGTCGCTGACGCTTTACGCGGTGGCGTCTCTTGTGACGCCCGGACCAAACACGCTTCTGGCCTTCGCCTCAGCCGTGCATTTCGGCATCAAACGCCTGTGGCCGCAGATCCTCGGCGTTGCTTTCGGCTTCCTCGTCGAGTTGTGGGCCTGTGGCCTTGGCCTGGACGCGTTGTTCAATATGGTGCCTGTCGCCCGGCAAGTCCTTAAATTTCTGGGCGGTGGCTATCTGATCTTCCTCGCCATCCGCATCGCGACATCGCCCGTGGACCCGACGATGAACACGGCGCGCAAGCCGCCAATGACCTTTATTCAAGCGGCAATGTTCCAGATCGTCAACCCAAAAAGTTGGGTGATCGTGTTAGGTGGCATCGCACTTTATGCTGATCCCGCGCATCATTATGCATCGATGTTGATCATCAGCCTTTTCCTCGGGCTGGGCACAATCCCCGCAGTCGTTACCTGGGCTGTCGCCGGGATCATGACGAAATCCTATCTTTCCCACCCCCGCCGGTTACGTTAT
- a CDS encoding LOG family protein, which produces MVMSASVFCGSRLGVGSAFADLAAHLGAGLARQGITLIYGGAKSGLMGVLADAALQEGGAVIGVIPTFLHHWEVMHEGVSELILTPSLHTRKQVMLDRAEAFIILPGGIGTFDELFEVLTWRHLRLHDKPIIILNYHGWADHLLASLKGAIAQGFADPDIQTCYEVMSDVDAVLSRLGTV; this is translated from the coding sequence ATGGTGATGTCTGCTTCTGTGTTTTGTGGTTCCCGCCTGGGTGTCGGGAGCGCGTTCGCAGATCTGGCGGCGCATCTCGGGGCAGGGCTGGCACGGCAGGGCATCACCCTTATTTACGGTGGGGCGAAAAGTGGCCTGATGGGCGTGCTCGCGGACGCGGCATTGCAGGAGGGCGGGGCGGTCATCGGTGTGATCCCGACTTTTCTACATCATTGGGAAGTCATGCATGAGGGTGTGTCTGAATTGATCCTGACGCCATCTCTGCATACACGTAAGCAGGTCATGCTGGACCGGGCGGAAGCCTTCATTATTCTTCCCGGCGGTATCGGCACTTTTGATGAATTGTTTGAAGTCCTGACATGGCGGCATCTTCGGCTCCATGACAAGCCGATCATCATCCTGAATTATCATGGCTGGGCCGATCACTTGCTCGCGAGTCTCAAGGGTGCCATCGCGCAAGGTTTCGCGGACCCGGATATACAGACATGCTATGAAGTCATGTCAGATGTTGACGCGGTTCTTTCCCGTCTCGGCACGGTCTGA
- a CDS encoding MFS transporter has product MLSRRLPFLRFSRHSLVPVVSFNFIAYLIVGLPMAVIPLFMVEILHFNTVWAGLAVSLQYFATFASRPQAGKRIDLRGPKTVVIAGLVLCAFSGVLLLLSGLTAHLAFLSLFTLFASRCALGWGESWTTTAAIIWNIRRAGPSRTAQAISWNGVTSYGGIAIGATIGAQFYHFGGHWGGFILIGTVSILLPLIGAFYAQGIPKVISLPTGKAPMPFWQVFRRVLPLGGLLSCGAVGFGAISSCLALYYAARQWPGASLALAIFGLVFVCVRFIFTQQIARLGGARVAMISLLVEAMGLLVLAFSGTVISAFLGAALTGAGFSLIFPALGVLAVESAGAENRGAALGAYSVFSDLAIGLSGPILGLVIALAGYAALFIFTASITTLGAVTLLALQKRLNQRMA; this is encoded by the coding sequence ATGCTTTCCCGACGCTTACCGTTTTTGCGCTTCTCCCGGCACAGCCTCGTGCCGGTCGTGAGTTTCAATTTCATCGCTTATCTGATTGTCGGCCTTCCCATGGCCGTCATTCCTCTTTTTATGGTTGAGATCCTGCATTTCAACACAGTATGGGCAGGGCTCGCTGTCTCCCTCCAATATTTTGCAACCTTTGCCTCCCGGCCCCAGGCAGGTAAGCGCATTGATTTACGCGGTCCCAAAACCGTCGTCATCGCCGGATTGGTGCTTTGCGCGTTCTCGGGTGTTTTATTGCTTCTTTCCGGACTCACGGCGCATCTCGCATTTTTATCGCTCTTTACGCTCTTCGCCAGTCGATGCGCGCTGGGATGGGGGGAGAGCTGGACGACGACGGCCGCCATCATCTGGAATATCCGCCGGGCCGGGCCATCACGCACCGCGCAGGCTATTTCCTGGAATGGCGTCACCTCCTACGGGGGCATCGCCATTGGTGCGACGATCGGGGCGCAATTCTACCATTTTGGCGGTCACTGGGGCGGGTTCATTCTCATCGGCACCGTCTCAATTCTCCTGCCCCTGATCGGGGCTTTTTATGCGCAGGGCATTCCCAAAGTGATTTCGCTTCCGACGGGTAAGGCGCCTATGCCGTTCTGGCAGGTTTTCAGGCGGGTGCTTCCGCTCGGCGGTCTCCTGTCCTGCGGGGCGGTCGGGTTTGGCGCGATATCCTCGTGTCTCGCCCTTTATTATGCGGCCCGGCAATGGCCCGGTGCGTCCCTGGCGCTTGCGATATTCGGGTTGGTCTTTGTCTGTGTGCGTTTTATCTTCACGCAGCAGATCGCCCGCCTTGGCGGGGCGCGCGTGGCGATGATCTCCCTTCTGGTGGAAGCGATGGGCCTGTTGGTGCTTGCTTTCTCTGGCACCGTCATCTCGGCATTTTTGGGTGCGGCGCTGACGGGGGCCGGTTTCTCGCTCATCTTTCCGGCCTTGGGCGTTCTCGCTGTGGAAAGCGCGGGCGCGGAAAATCGCGGGGCGGCGCTCGGGGCCTATTCAGTCTTCTCCGATCTGGCCATCGGCCTCTCAGGCCCCATTCTTGGGCTGGTGATCGCGCTCGCGGGATATGCGGCGTTATTTATCTTCACAGCCTCCATCACGACACTTGGTGCCGTCACCCTTCTGGCTTTGCAGAAACGTTTAAACCAGCGCATGGCCTGA
- a CDS encoding YceI family protein: protein MTRFNRLGAALVASCTILSAPYALAAAPKVASGDYKVEPAHTQVIFSVLHFGFTPFSGMFSQASGKLHLDTADPSKSTLTVTVPVSSVETSNSVLNNELKGDAWFDSAKYPNATFVSTKVTPMPGNRATIDGQLTMHGVTQPVTLHARFIGGGMNDLDHAYTVGFEARGEIDRGLYGLRTYLPAVGAKVELRVAGAFEKTE, encoded by the coding sequence ATGACGCGATTCAACCGTTTAGGCGCCGCGCTTGTCGCCTCCTGCACAATCTTATCTGCACCCTATGCTCTGGCCGCCGCGCCAAAGGTCGCTTCGGGCGACTATAAAGTTGAGCCCGCTCACACGCAGGTCATTTTTTCGGTCCTGCATTTTGGTTTTACGCCCTTTTCCGGGATGTTCAGCCAGGCCAGCGGGAAGCTCCATCTCGACACCGCGGATCCTTCAAAATCGACCCTCACTGTCACTGTGCCGGTTTCCTCAGTTGAGACATCGAACAGTGTCCTCAATAATGAGCTGAAGGGTGATGCGTGGTTTGATAGCGCTAAGTATCCGAATGCGACTTTCGTCTCAACGAAAGTGACGCCAATGCCCGGCAATCGCGCGACCATTGATGGACAATTGACAATGCATGGCGTGACGCAGCCTGTGACGCTTCATGCTCGTTTTATTGGCGGTGGTATGAACGATCTTGACCATGCATATACGGTGGGTTTTGAAGCGCGTGGGGAGATTGACCGAGGTTTATATGGACTTCGGACGTATCTTCCGGCTGTTGGGGCGAAGGTTGAGCTTCGTGTTGCGGGTGCGTTTGAGAAGACTGAGTAG